The Solanum dulcamara chromosome 6, daSolDulc1.2, whole genome shotgun sequence genome contains the following window.
TTCTAGCTTTGCCCCTGGGTACAAGGGTGACTAAGAAATGTGAACAACTGAGAGTTTAGTGTGTTTCGATAAACATTTGGTGATAGTTTGGGTAGTAAACTCACACACCTGATAGTtcaggtatgaaactcaaaatatcGGGTactttaggtgtgtttttgatcCTGCACTCTAACATTTTTATATGCATCTACTTTAATGTTACAATTCTACATTctatttatagtactttttccGTTCTATCCATTTGAGACTACGATTCTAGATAAACAAAGAATCATCATCTGATAATAGTTTGCTGCAGTCAGGAAGCATACAAACATGATAATCAAATGAAAGTTCTACTTTCTCAAAAAACTCTGCATTCTAGCATAAAAAATGAAGTTCTCATTATCTAGGGTAAGAGTTGATAAAAGAATACCTAATAACAACCGAATAAATCTCAAACAGTTGTTGTTTCACGAGTCTCACAGCAAACTTATGCATTAAAGCTCAATCTGCAGGATAAATTATATCTCTTGAACCTTTGAGAAACAAAAAGATCACCACACTATCTTTATACTGGAGTCTCTACAGCTTAGTTCTGTGTGTAGCAATAACTTGCACGTTCTGGTATGCAAAAGTGCAGCAGCTATGTACAGTAAACAGCTCCGAGTCTAAACAGGTAAATTGCTAGGAGTTCCTGGTGCTCACTTTTTAAAGTTTAAGAGATGTCCTGAACATGAGTACCCTTCAGCTTTACCGAAAGGAATTCAAGAGGATTATGAAAGCTATGAAAGCATTTGATTAGATTTAGCATGAGAGACTTTGTAAATGGTACGTACAGGGAAAACCTTATAACAAGAATTATAGGATTTGAATAGCTAAAGGTCTAATATAAGAAGATAATGTACCAAACATTTTTAAGATATCTATCAATAAAAGCAAGAACCAAAAATTCTACTTCCTCTGATACACCTTTGTTATCCTTAGGTATCAGTTTCCagactttccaaaaggaaatttttaggtgtcagcATTCAGATCGATGCAACTACAGCAATGAACTCATTGCGCTAGGCATACTTGCAATTGATGGACAATATgaaattagaaataaaaatcTTAGATACTAAGAACCAAGAAtattttttcattgttaacaaatGTTCTTTTTCAATAACTTAAACCAGCCACTCTCTATCTTAAAACCGAAGCTGAAAATCAATTTTATGACAGGACATAGTGATAAGCACTGCTCTTAGTTATTTATCCTCCTTCACCTCCtcttattataataataactaacatAACAGAAATACGAAGGAATTAGAATAATCGTACAAGGGGTTATTAGATGCTTCGATCTCGGATATAGATATGTCAAAGGTTCTATATGGTATTATAGAGTTGTTTCTTCATCTAATCATTTTATGGTGTTTGGTTGGCATAGCCTAATCGAGAGATTTTCTCACAAGAAGTATTTTCTTCAAAGGAGGAAGCGAAGTTCTTTTGCCATTATAGACTTCCCAATATTACTTTCTCTACTAAAATTTGCTTGCATTAACATGTAAATATCATATACCACCAACCTATGAAACGTTTTTACATTGCACTTGAAGCTATAATCTTAAATTCTCTTCAGGGAAATGTTATTCAGAAGTAAATTTTCCTGAATTAGGGATTATTATATGAGACCTTTAGCTAACTTGGTACTTGATAGAGTTTTACATCAAAAGGTTTCTTTAATTTTCGTAGACCTTATAGTAAGTGGATAGAGTGGCCTTAAATGGATCCTATCGAGACTATTGAAACTAAAATTGATATCTATGTGGCAGTTTCaaaggtaaagaaaaaaaatagttagGGCATTGACAATATGCTTCGGGAAGAGGATAGTTAGACAGAACAATGACAGAAAAGACAGGGATGAGAGCAAGGACCTTTGAACTCATTCGATGTACCATAGGCTCGTATTAAAACATAGTTCGCAAAATTTGGGGGCGAGGGGAGAAGAATAAGCAATAGTTAAAAATGGATGAGATAAAGGATACACTAAATAAGTTCCATGAGCAAATGCACCAGCCAAGACACCATAGAACAATCGATCCCTAAGAACTGGCTTGTGCCTCAGCGCTATCCTAACTGAAAACCCAAAAACATCAAATGCAATGAgctataaaatataaataacagaGAATGATGTATAATGAATTACATAAGCAAATCAAAAAACTTACTGAGGGGAAGGGCTGGTGCATAAATAAGTGGAACCAAATACTCAAATGCCGGTCCGTTTCTCCTCCTTATAACTTGccttcaacaaaaaaaatactcaaattcAACACACAAAAGAAACCACAAGAGATACAAAGTTTAAATAAgaactatgttgctcggactcttcaaaattcTCAACAGCTGCAGTAGCATTTTTGGACAGTCCGAGCAATATTTTATAAGAAAGACATTGTCATATCCTATTGATCCAATTACATATAAAACGAGCTCATATACCGAATAAAATGGACATGGAGCTTTCAAAGTAACTTACGAATCAGACGTTGAATCCATGAAGAACAGAAATTCAAGAGATAGCTAAACAAATGGAAATGCTAATATGGGCAGTCACCAGCCCCACAGTGTCCTTCGCGAGCAATTTGTATTCTGTTTAGTCACATAAAAAACAACTAACGAGTCTGTCAACCAACAATTTGAATTATGATATCACTTGAAATCTTTTAGAGAATTACAATTATCAAATCATTTTCAAAACCTATTTCATATAAAGAGCTCaaattagattttaaaaaagACTGTTTAAAGGATAGATCGAAGAGcagcatacatatatatgaagtAATCTGCagaaaaaagcataaaaatgagaaaaaaatattgatgaaaGGAAGGCATACCTACCCAGCCGTATGAGAAGAAAGACGAGAGTTTTTGTTCAAAGAgttctcctaatttctattgcttcTATTTTGGGGGAAAAGTGTCGATCTATATGATCAAACTAGTTAAGAATACCATGGGCTGAATCCAGActcaataaatacaaatatcaCTAATTTACGATCTAATTATttagatatattttaatttataatattataaattttatcaGATTTTGATACGTCAATACATATTTTCGGGATATATAGaattaaaattatgtataatttatgagataagtgtcaaaaatacacctaaactatccttttttttttgagtttcatacctaaactatcacttctcaatttgagaaacacacatcaGTAgagtgtgtaatacactctctctactctctctattttttgaatttttttatcatatggctaaaatattctatattgataaaaattaaataaactattaatattggttaaaaatttaaactaaagtatttctatccccccaaaaagaaattatcttttaaaaaaatgaaattatttttttaaaaaaattatttttctcactCATGTGTAtgtatctaacacaaaacgagaaaaaaaatCGGAAGCAGAGGATTAAGTATGGCGGggtagaattattttttaaaaatatatataaaaataatatataaattattatttgaagaggGGGAAGATGAAgtaagaaatttttttaaaaaaattataaaagaaatttagaaaataaaaataaaacaaaaaattgggagggggaggggggagtatggtgagaaaaagtggtggagtggggtaataaaatattttatgttttattttatatttttttttgaggatgagatagtaatatttaaatatttaattttaactaattctaaaaatttatttaatttttgtctagttgaaatattttgtctatgtggagtgtgatgtgataatttttttaaaatcaaagagAAAATGTAGCACACGCACCATGGTGaaagtgaaataaaagagagaggtgtgtttctcaaattaagaagtgatagtttaggtatgaaattcacactcccaatagtttaggtataaaACTCTAAAAAgagtgatagtttaggtgtgtttttgacacttatctcataatttattttagatacaCTATATTCAAGTGGATTCGCATTTATCTAAGATACATAGACAAATCTCGCACGCCTTTCTCCCATCTCGCTTGCGACTCTTCTATGTATTTGGTATCCAGATATatgtgaatcacactagatgcatacaaatacatgtatctagtgtgattcgcatgtatTTGAGATACATGACTATCTCGCTGGCCTTTCTTGTATATCGCTCGCGACTCTCCTATGTATTTGGTAGCctagatacatgtgaatcataTCAGATGCATTCACATGTATTTGGGATATACATGCCTATTCCGCTAGTCTCTCTCCCCTTTTTAATGTATCTTGtagcaaaaatacatgtatttaggtatattttccttaatatatcataGAAAACTTTTAATTAGTGATAAGATatgtaattatttaaaaatataaatataattaatatatatggtATGAATGCATGTCCAATAAGGTTGTTTTTCTATGCTAAATtattgaattataattttttcataaaaaaataaattatttttatttatactttctttcataGTCTAGACCACTCTTTACTTTATTTCATCCTTTTAAATTTCatctaacaaaaataaataaataaggttttattttttatttttgatagaaaaattgatCTATTGAGCTAATGAGTGTCAAGCCCTAGTCAACATCATTGTAGGGAGTGTTTGCTTGGTGATTCAAGGGAATCACGAAAGAAGATTCTAGGGAGAGGAGAGATTCGAAAGTGTTTGCTTGGTGATTGAAAATAAAGTTCACATTTGAATCATCAAATATGTGTCctaaataacataatataaatcAATTCGAGTATatctaattatattattttacagGACACGTAAgtctatttattcaatttttaacaaatttaaatatctatttatatacattcaaaattaaaaaacataaatatcaGACAAATTTATCTATTATGTCTTTTTAATATAAGtattaaatatcaaataaatttaaaatgcaTACCAAATATCATAATATCTAAATCTCAATATCAAATTAGTTTCTGGCCAGGATCATGGACCCCAATATTTACTTTGATGTCATTCAACTCTGTTCTTCTTAACTTTTAGGCCTCACAACTTGTTGCAGATAGATGAGTCACATGCTGATCCTTTTAACTTATAGTACAAAATTTTGTGCAAATGGTATTCAATAATATCGTGTCACATGCTCACAATCCAATATGTATTATTCGTTTTTCTCAACAAAAtcttatatatttgtttttgagTTACAC
Protein-coding sequences here:
- the LOC129891526 gene encoding uncharacterized protein LOC129891526 produces the protein MDSTSDSQVIRRRNGPAFEYLVPLIYAPALPLIRIALRHKPVLRDRLFYGVLAGAFAHGTYLVTDLYDSESK